Within the Deinococcus cellulosilyticus NBRC 106333 = KACC 11606 genome, the region CAGGGCACTCTTGCGGTCTGCGGGGAGGTTGAGCTGGCTGGCCATGTCGGTGCGGGCAGGAATCCACAGGGTGCCCACCTTGTTGGCCGAGTTGATCATGGCTTTCACGGCAGGTCCGGTGTACAGGAACTTCATAAAGTCCACAGCCAGATCGGGCACTTTGGTGTAGGACATCACGCCCATCACGCTGCCCCCAATGAAAGCGGTGGATTTTCCGGTGGGACCTGCAGGAAGTTTGGCGGCTTTCCATTTTCCGTCTATTTTGGGCTGGGCCACAGGGAGGCTTCCCAGAGACCAGTTCCCGGTGATGCCGATGGGGTAGTCGCCACTGGCAAGGCCTGCTTCGAGGTCGGGCCATCCGTCGGTGGGGGACTTGTATTTGGTGTAGAAGTCCGCGAAGTACCTGAGGGCGGTGACCCCTTCAGGGCTGTTGATGACGGCTTTGGTGCACTTGTCGTCGTACAGCTGTCCTCCAGCCTGGTAGAGGTAAGGGAAGTAGGAGAGCCATCCTGCGTTGCCCCACTGGATCATGGCACCTTTTTTACCAGAGGCGCGAAGTTTTTCAACGGCTTTGGTGTAGTCGGCCCAGGTTTTGGGTGCCCCTTTGATGCCTGCCTGCTGCAGCACGTCGGTGCGGTAATA harbors:
- a CDS encoding extracellular solute-binding protein — translated: MKLKTLTAVLALSLSAAQAEKLTIWLVGDNANMATIVQPAADLYKAKHKDVTFEIRTIPWSDAYTKYLAAIASRTGPDIITGGLSFGISLGEQGGLINLSQKYPAFAAQVRKVAQKGVMNSITATDGTLYAVPFDLTVQLMYYRTDVLQQAGIKGAPKTWADYTKAVEKLRASGKKGAMIQWGNAGWLSYFPYLYQAGGQLYDDKCTKAVINSPEGVTALRYFADFYTKYKSPTDGWPDLEAGLASGDYPIGITGNWSLGSLPVAQPKIDGKWKAAKLPAGPTGKSTAFIGGSVMGVMSYTKVPDLAVDFMKFLYTGPAVKAMINSANKVGTLWIPARTDMASQLNLPADRKSALIAQLKDAEGPANCKGWEESGDAVQKAIQAVIFNGTDPKDALDAAAATMNRNLKK